The genomic window TGCTGATGACCTTGGCCGCATCGATCTATTTAATGGTCTCGGCCGCCGGTCAGATCTCCAGCCGCTCTTCACCGGCAGGCGACCTGTTGACCGCGGCCCCGTCCTGGCGACGTTGGTTGCAACCGCGGCCCCTGCTGACGATCGCCCTGGTGTCGCTGAACGCCAGCGGATTGTTGTTGACCCTGTCCCGCGGCGCCTTGGTCGCCGCCATTATGTCCGCCATGGTCACGCTGTTGGTGATCCAGCCCCGGACCGGCTGGCGAGGTCTGGCGTTGGTGTTGGGGATCGCGGTTGTCGGTGCCGGCGGTTCGGTGTTTTATTTCCGCATGAGCGACGCCGTGGGCCGACGCTATGCCACGCTGTTCGAAAGCGAACAACTGCTGGACAACTCGCGACTGGCCCATTGGTCCGACGGTTGGCAAGCCGGTCTCGACCACGGCTTGTGGGGCGTGGGTGCGGGAGCCTACCTCCACATCCACCCGCTATACCAAGACGAACAGCTGGAACGCGTATTCCTGCGAGCTCACAATCAATATCTGGAAACCTGGGTCGATTCGGGACTGCCTGGAATTCTGTTGCTGATGCTGGCCATCGTCACGACTGGGCGGATGATTGTCAGCTTGTCGCGGCGGCGGAGGTTGGCGTGGCGAGCCACTGCGGCCTTGGGGTTGATGGTCCTGGTCGCTTCGCTCACGCATGCCGCGGTCGACTATGTGATGTACCTGCCCGCCACGGCGATCTTGTTCGCCATGCTCCTGGGCGGCGTATGCGGTACGGCTTGGCAATCCGAACGCGAAGCAGGCGACAGCACGCCACCGAGTGGTCGGTTTTCTCGATTCGGGATCGGCTTCTCGCCGCGAATCGCGATGCTGATCGCCTGTGGTTTGGTCGCCGGTTGTGCGTGGGCCACATTTGCCGGCATCCGCTGGCATCAAGAACACGTGGCGGTGCAAAGCGTGCCATGGGGCGACGACCAGCAGGCGGTCGATCCGAAACGGCTGGCAGCGACCATCGAACGATTACAGCAGTTGCAGCGGAGTACGGACGACTACCGCGTGGCGCTGACGCTGGGGGAGCTGCAGATCATCCAGTTTCGCCAACAAGCTCTCGAACAGCTGGCTCAGGAGAACAACTTGTTGCCAGAGGATGCACTGGAGTTTTGGCAATGGACCGCGCCACTGGTGCTGCTGCAACGCGCCCAGCAATTAAGCGACGATGGCGAAGCGGCCCGGATCGAAACTGAAATCCGCCGCGAACCGCTGATCGCCCGACAGTTGGGCGCCGCCCGCAACGCCTTCCTCGCCGCCAGACGCCTGGCGCCGGCCGCGCCGCAACCGCACCTGAGACTGGGCGAATTGTCATTCTTGGAAGAAAACCTGGACCATACCGCAACCTATTTGCAACGCGTCGCCGTATTGGCCCCTGGTTCGGCAGACATGCAGTTCGAACTGGGGCGGCGCTTGCTGGCCGCCGGTGAACAACAGGCCGGACTGGCCGCCTGGCACCGTAGTTTGCAACTGGACCCGCGGCACTGGCCGGCGATCTACGAAGTGGTGGGCAGTCGCTTGACGGCCGCCCAAATCGATCGATGGGTGCTGCCAGACGATCCGGAATTGCTGACCCTTGTAGCGGCTCGACAATACACGGAAC from Roseimaritima ulvae includes these protein-coding regions:
- a CDS encoding O-antigen ligase family protein, translating into MSLLIGVAALTPWANGGADPVIQVALFGLAGLCLALAMRARLRRPTPRPEVWIVPWPAIAALGGVLLCGLQLLPLWPTTSDATVPPVVALRTELQHPIAISSTAEQHAAELQDETHSGLPQRVPLTLDAHATRHTLACLLMATAIFLASTWLIDSPARITQAAWVVAASGAALTVFAVLAKATWNGKLYWSIPVGHPQGVFGPMVYHNQAGGVLLMTLAASIYLMVSAAGQISSRSSPAGDLLTAAPSWRRWLQPRPLLTIALVSLNASGLLLTLSRGALVAAIMSAMVTLLVIQPRTGWRGLALVLGIAVVGAGGSVFYFRMSDAVGRRYATLFESEQLLDNSRLAHWSDGWQAGLDHGLWGVGAGAYLHIHPLYQDEQLERVFLRAHNQYLETWVDSGLPGILLLMLAIVTTGRMIVSLSRRRRLAWRATAALGLMVLVASLTHAAVDYVMYLPATAILFAMLLGGVCGTAWQSEREAGDSTPPSGRFSRFGIGFSPRIAMLIACGLVAGCAWATFAGIRWHQEHVAVQSVPWGDDQQAVDPKRLAATIERLQQLQRSTDDYRVALTLGELQIIQFRQQALEQLAQENNLLPEDALEFWQWTAPLVLLQRAQQLSDDGEAARIETEIRREPLIARQLGAARNAFLAARRLAPAAPQPHLRLGELSFLEENLDHTATYLQRVAVLAPGSADMQFELGRRLLAAGEQQAGLAAWHRSLQLDPRHWPAIYEVVGSRLTAAQIDRWVLPDDPELLTLVAARQYTEPEQREAREHLLRRADAILDQPTDDPQQLARHRRLQAEVQLLREDVEGAIERFGQALRYAPADHEMRARRAALLLQVGRWEEAQREAQYAARLQPRNYQYRKLLEAIAEGAGL